ATGCATGTTGATAAACATCATCTTAAGAGAGGCAATATCCAGGACAGAACCAGCAGCCGCCAGGCGACGATTTTCCTGGAAAAGATCCTGGCACAGCTGACAGAAACTTAGAAAGCTGGCGTTGGTCACGTTCATCAGCTCGGAAATCAGCAGCAGCTCCTCCTGCTGCTCACGGGATTGAGCCTGCAGAGTCCGATAGGAGCTGACATCGCGGAGTGTGACCAGAAATTTCTGCACGCTGAGGCCATCCTTCGATAGGACAGGACACCATTCCATTTCAACGATCTTCGTGCCGCCATCAGGGTTCAGCAGCTCGAACTCCTGAGGCAGCTGGCTCGCATTCAGCTCACAGGCAATGAAACTTTCTCCGAGGCAGGACTGCATAATGCTCTGGACCTGGGATCGCGCATCCGCCGAGAGGCTGGTCCGTCCAAACACAACATCCATCAAAGGTTTTCCAGCCAGCTCGCGGGCGCCCAGAATCTCGGTCAGATGCTCCGAGAAATTAGCGCTGAGCACGGGAATGTTGTCGATCATCTCCACCGTAAAAATACCTTGCCTGATGTGCTGCAGCATGGAACGGATATCACTGGTTTGCTCCGCAACCTTTTTATCCAAAGTCTTGACAGTTTCCGAGAGATGCGCGTTCAGCGTTTCAATTTTATTCTTGGCCGCCTTCTGCTCGTGCTGGATCTTGTCACCCAATGCCAGCGACAGGAGGATGACTTCAGCCATGGATCCGATCACAACCCCGTTCTCGGTGAAGGCCGTTACGGGGAGAAAGCCTAGAGTCTGAATGGCTTTAATCGCCATACCCACCCAGATGGCGGCAAATGCGATCAGATAAAAGCGCGCAGAACGATGTCCTCTGCGAACAAGGCCAATGCCGGCCGTCAGCAGCACCACATTCAAGATCAGAGCGAGGGCGGTGCTGAGCTGGGTGGTGATCTTGTAAGGCACCACAGCGATGAGCAGAATGCCCACGATGCACCAGCCCATCATGAGGAGTATGGCTTTGTCAGCGATGGGGGCATTCTCCGGCGTACCCAGAAAGCGGCGCGTGAACTTCAAGGCGAAAAAGGAGGCACCGTAGATAGTCAGTGGAATACTGAAGTTGGCCAGCCAGATATTTTGAGGCCAAAGGTACTGATACGTAACCCCACTCAGCGAGAGATTGAATATCATGAAGAGGCCGATGTAACCGATGTAATTCACATAATTGATATCACGGATGGTCACAGCCAGAAATGAATTATACAGGAGCATAGCCACCAGGATGCCGCAGAAAATGCCAAGGCCGATGACCGCGTGCTGATCCACGCTGTGGAAGTATTCCGGATCGAAAAGTTTAAGGGGTATCTTAAGCGAACCCGAAGTCTCGCAGCGAAGGTAATAGGTCTGGCGGCCCTGGTTATCGATCTTGAAGACAAAATTGCGGTTCGGCAGCTGTCTCGCGGCAAAGGGGTAATGATCACCGTGCTTTGCCGTACAAAGGTTCCATCGGGCCTGGGCATATAAAGATCAAGCTTGTCCAGGGCCGGATAAGCGATTTGAAGATAGAGCCTGCGAGAACTATAAGATGCAGTCTCCACTGTAAAACGCAGCCAATAGGCCGATTTTGTAAAACCATAATTAGGCACAGCCGTCAGAGACGGCTTCCAGGGCAGGTCTTGCGCTGCGACTATCGCTTCAAAGCTGCGGTCCTGATCCACATCCTCCCAATACTCGACGGCTGTGCCGATTTCAAGCTCCTGCAGATCAGGAGGAATGTGTATCGACTGGGAGCTGAAGCCAAGGGAAGACCAGACGGAGAGCAGAATCAGAATAAAGAGCTTTCCAGGAGTCATTGTACCCCTCAAAGCGAAGCGAATCGGCAGCGGTTTCATTCCATCGTGATAACTGAAATAGACGATCTTGGGAAGAAGGACTTGCGCCTTGCGAAATCATGGAAAGAGTCTGATCATGGTCTCCCTCGTCTTTCGATTATGCATGTGACAGCCCATTCCAGTGGTCTTGAGGTCAGGAATCGCTTCATCACATCGGTAAGGCCGATCATGATCACCACCAAAAGGACGATCTCCATCCAATCCATCGGATGCAGGGGGGCCAGCTTAAGAACCGTGAGTCGATCCGAGTTCTGGATGAGCAGCACCGATGACACAACCGTGACGGCGGCCACAGCTTTTGCGGCTTGAGAGCGCGTGAGATAGAGGACGACGGCAGCGCTCCAGAACGTGAGCAGGGCCATGGCCTTGGCCCGAGCGTGGCTGTCGGCGTATCCCTCGTTCACTCCAGCGATAAAACTGGTTGCCAGCGCTGCAGACACAAACAGCCCGGATATGGAGATTCGGAGGACCTCAGACAGGGGAAAGAACGCCCTTTCCACTCGCTGCTCGTCATCGGGATGAACCTTCGCCTGGAATGCGAGCAAGGCCGTAGGGTGAATGACCAATTCAAGCCACACAATATGAACAGGCATATAGACCAGAGGAAAGTTGGCCAAAGGAACGACAGCAGCGGTCGTTACAAGGGGGATGTGGATGAGGAATAAATACCCAAAACTCATCTGCAGGTTTTTAAAGAGTTGCCGGCCCTCGCGGATGGCATTGACTATCGTCGTAAAGTTGTCATCTCCCAGGATAATTGATGATACTTCTTTAGCGCTTCGTGTACCGCGTTCGCCCATGGCAATACCGATGTCCGCTGACTTGAGCGCAGGGGCATCATTGACTCCATCACCCGTCACGGCGACAAGCTCTCCCGACGCTTTCAGGGCTTTGACAATTCTCAGTTTCTGGATGGGCGTGCAGCGTGCCACGACATGGATCTCTTTTAAGAAATCGGGATGCCGAGCGAGATAGGCTTCCGTGAATTTCTCAGATTCACCCTCGGCGGAGATTACAATCGGTTCACGGGCGAGGCCCGCATCTCGTGCAATGGCCCGCGATGTCTCAGGGTGATCGCCGGTTATCATCAGAACCCGAATGCCACTAAGATGACAATAGGCTATTGATTCAGCCACCCCCGGTCGCGGCGGATCTTCAAAGGCCAGGAGCCCACAGAATTCCATGTCCTCCTCGGGTTCCAGCAGCTCCCCACTGAACGGCATTTCCTTCCTTGCACAGGCCACCACCTTGTGCCCGCTTTGTGCCCATTGAGAGACTCGGTCGAGCCACTCCAACCTTTCAGCAATCGACAGCCTCGAACGTCCTAGCAACGTTTCGGGTGCTCCCTTGCTACAGGCCAGCGCAGTTCCCTCTGGTGTCTTGATCCAAACAGTTTCTCGCTTTCGATCTTCGGTAAAGGGGAAGCATCTGATTCTCTCTGTCTGTGCTTCAGACCGCTGCGAAACGGCTTTATGAATAGCAAGATCAAGCGGATCATTGGCGGAACTGGAAGCCATAGCGGCTGTTTCCAACAGGGTTTCCTTGCTGATCGCGGCAGCAGTCTCCCAATGAGTGAGTTCCAGGCGTCCCGCGGTAATGGTACCGGTTTTGTCACTGCAAATCTGCGTGACGCGGCCGATGTTTTCGACACTGACGGCCCGTCTGACGAGAGCTTTTCTTTGAGCAAGGCGATAGATCCCTACACCCAGAAAGAAAGTGAAGACTACTGGAAATTCTTCCGGGATCGCGGCGACAGCAAGCGTTGCTGCGCTCAAGAGAGCATCCAGCCAACCATGCCCCTGATAGAGACGCAAGGCCGCCAGGATAAGGCAGAGCAATGCCGCAGAGTAGATCAACACCTGAACGAGTTTGGCAATAGCCTTTTGCAGCGGGGTTCGCTCGTTCGGCATTGATGAGATGGATTGAACGATTTCTCCATACGCTGTTCTCTGGCCCGTCGCCATCACCCGCAAGAGACCATTTCCCGTAAGAACCCTCGTTCCCGCAAAAGCCAGATTTTCTGAGGGCACAGGGACTTCTCCGCTTTTTGATAGCTCAAAAGGGTCGAGCTGCGTCGGCGTTTTGATCATAGGGAAAGCCTCGCCAGTCAGGACCGATTCATCAACTTGAATGTCCTTGGCAGTTTCAAAGATCCCGTCTGCAGGCAGGTTCATGCCAGGCGACACACAAACGATATCCCCTGGCACGAGATCCTGAGAATCAATGCTAAGTTGCAGCGCCTCACGGATGACGGTGACATGGGACATCAGCTGAGTTTTAAGACCTGCAATCGAGGCTTGAGTTCGCCAATGCAGAAGCGCATCCATAAAGAGGAGAGGCAGTACAGCCACAAAAAGCGTGATGCCATCGCTGATCGCGCCCGTCAGCAAAAATGCGGAGCCGATACCGACCAGAAACCAGATCATGGGGTCTTTTATGGTTTCGATCAAGAGATCGAGCCATGGGTGACCTGCTACCTCGACAATGCGATTCCTCCCAAACCGAGCACGCTGTCTTGAGACATCGGCAGCACTCAGACCACCTTCGCGTTTTTCAAGATCGCTCAGACTTGCAAATGACACCGTTTTCATGACGTCAGGACCAGCTTATGGTAATAGTCGAAGCATTATTACCCCCTTGCCTCGTGCTGTCACCGGAAAACAAAGGTGCTGATTTTTTCCTGACGACCCGAGAGCATTCCGCTGCCGAAAGTTCCCAGGCATGCCTTATGCAGTTCAACTGAAGCCCATCCTGGAAGAACTCATCCTGCTGGAACAGCGCGGTGGTATCCAGCTTCTGGGTAAGATTGCTGAACCTTGCATCACGAGCAGTTGCGGAGGAGTCGCATGCGCCGTGCTCACTATCTTTTGCTGTTGTTCATCCAGGCAGGAGCCGGCCACGCTGAGACTGAGCCTCCACCGGAAACCGTCTCTCACTATTTCACTTCCCTTTGGGATCAGCATCTCGAACCCACATTTGAGGATGGTTTTGATCGAACAGGCTACACCATCCTTGCCGTGGGCGCCGCTTGTACCCTCGTATCGAATAACCAGGATCATTGGGTCAGACGGGAATGGCGAGGCGAGCAGAAGGTAAGTCGCGATGTGACCAGGTTCGGGGCGGTCTGGGGAAGCGGCGGCCCAAGCCTTTTGATAGCGGGCACACTTCTCTATTATGATCCCCAGCCCGGCCTCGCCTTTTCGGAGGCCGTTGCCCTCACGTCGTTAACACATTATTCCCTATCCCGACTTTCGAGTCGCCCCCGTCCCGGCAATCCTCTTATTCGCACTTCGTTTCCATCCGGCCACACTGCGAACGCCTGGGTCATGGCCACCTCATTAACTTATTCCTATGGATGGAAGGTCGGCGCCCCAACCTATGCAGCCGCCCTGATCACCATGGCCGCACGGATTGCAGACGATCGTCATTGGCTGAGTGATACGGTGGCCGCGGCGGCTCTCGGCGCATTTTGGGGTCGCGCCACAGCCTTCCATCATGGCCAAGACAAGCTGCGCATCCAACCGATCCTTTCCTCCGCGTCCTTGGGAATGGAGCTCGCCTATGAATTTTAGGCCTTCGCTTGTCATCCTGATGACTCTCCTGCTCCTGCAAAGCCGATCCTCAGCAGCAAGCACCTCCCCTTCTTT
This is a stretch of genomic DNA from Oligoflexus sp.. It encodes these proteins:
- a CDS encoding 7TM diverse intracellular signaling domain-containing protein, translated to MDQHAVIGLGIFCGILVAMLLYNSFLAVTIRDINYVNYIGYIGLFMIFNLSLSGVTYQYLWPQNIWLANFSIPLTIYGASFFALKFTRRFLGTPENAPIADKAILLMMGWCIVGILLIAVVPYKITTQLSTALALILNVVLLTAGIGLVRRGHRSARFYLIAFAAIWVGMAIKAIQTLGFLPVTAFTENGVVIGSMAEVILLSLALGDKIQHEQKAAKNKIETLNAHLSETVKTLDKKVAEQTSDIRSMLQHIRQGIFTVEMIDNIPVLSANFSEHLTEILGARELAGKPLMDVVFGRTSLSADARSQVQSIMQSCLGESFIACELNASQLPQEFELLNPDGGTKIVEMEWCPVLSKDGLSVQKFLVTLRDVSSYRTLQAQSREQQEELLLISELMNVTNASFLSFCQLCQDLFQENRRLAAAGSVLDIASLKMMFINMHTMKGAARQLALSRLTSQIHTAEQTLADLVRNPGKRADPVALLSLVEACEQALRFYIKMNHEKLGRTLVADDIPISRGLLESILRGIRELPEWPAAQATLEKLRGLTQILRRNLYHSSEAVLRDILKHTDTLARDLHKANPVVRIESAPINLTVTGEELLRKVFLHLIRNSLDHGIEPPDERTAKGKPAQGSIVVVVDQADARTLRIRYQDDGRGINLGRLRSMAQDLGLLSEKELTDPIKVAQVIFEDGISTSKSVTDISGRGVGMGAIREYIERLGGRIELRLQSSGAAETDFLPFELILITPLETMVA
- a CDS encoding cation-transporting P-type ATPase; its protein translation is MKTVSFASLSDLEKREGGLSAADVSRQRARFGRNRIVEVAGHPWLDLLIETIKDPMIWFLVGIGSAFLLTGAISDGITLFVAVLPLLFMDALLHWRTQASIAGLKTQLMSHVTVIREALQLSIDSQDLVPGDIVCVSPGMNLPADGIFETAKDIQVDESVLTGEAFPMIKTPTQLDPFELSKSGEVPVPSENLAFAGTRVLTGNGLLRVMATGQRTAYGEIVQSISSMPNERTPLQKAIAKLVQVLIYSAALLCLILAALRLYQGHGWLDALLSAATLAVAAIPEEFPVVFTFFLGVGIYRLAQRKALVRRAVSVENIGRVTQICSDKTGTITAGRLELTHWETAAAISKETLLETAAMASSSANDPLDLAIHKAVSQRSEAQTERIRCFPFTEDRKRETVWIKTPEGTALACSKGAPETLLGRSRLSIAERLEWLDRVSQWAQSGHKVVACARKEMPFSGELLEPEEDMEFCGLLAFEDPPRPGVAESIAYCHLSGIRVLMITGDHPETSRAIARDAGLAREPIVISAEGESEKFTEAYLARHPDFLKEIHVVARCTPIQKLRIVKALKASGELVAVTGDGVNDAPALKSADIGIAMGERGTRSAKEVSSIILGDDNFTTIVNAIREGRQLFKNLQMSFGYLFLIHIPLVTTAAVVPLANFPLVYMPVHIVWLELVIHPTALLAFQAKVHPDDEQRVERAFFPLSEVLRISISGLFVSAALATSFIAGVNEGYADSHARAKAMALLTFWSAAVVLYLTRSQAAKAVAAVTVVSSVLLIQNSDRLTVLKLAPLHPMDWMEIVLLVVIMIGLTDVMKRFLTSRPLEWAVTCIIERRGRP
- a CDS encoding phosphatase PAP2 family protein — encoded protein: MRRAHYLLLLFIQAGAGHAETEPPPETVSHYFTSLWDQHLEPTFEDGFDRTGYTILAVGAACTLVSNNQDHWVRREWRGEQKVSRDVTRFGAVWGSGGPSLLIAGTLLYYDPQPGLAFSEAVALTSLTHYSLSRLSSRPRPGNPLIRTSFPSGHTANAWVMATSLTYSYGWKVGAPTYAAALITMAARIADDRHWLSDTVAAAALGAFWGRATAFHHGQDKLRIQPILSSASLGMELAYEF